A DNA window from Anaerocolumna sp. AGMB13020 contains the following coding sequences:
- a CDS encoding ATP-binding protein produces MNIKRAKEEIVNTVKAYLSCDENGNYKIAAMRQRPLLLMGPPGIGKTQIMEQVARECNIALVAYTITHHTRQSAVGLPFIEKKEYGGKNYTVTDYSMSEIIASVYEKQEKTGLSQGILFIDEINCVSETLAPTMLQFLQYKTFGNQKVPEGWIIIAAGNPPEYNKSVREFDSVTLDRVRKIEIDPDFEVWKEYAYKQAIHPAVIHYLDIRRENFYRFETTPDGVFFSTARGWEDLSEMLLVLEELSIPVDAEFIYEYIQHDRIAKDFSNYYELYNKYRKDYKIEEILQGNYSDNLLHGLKVAPFDERLNMVGLLLGRLGRSFLEAVRTESYMETLFESLKDYLELLESEGQNPVLQLKTLIEREEEDLRHRKEEGLLHRNDEVVARKKLHRLKQYLENLRDRDVDVQTAKEMVKELFATDKDNRNSGISKTGSELENTFIFLEMVFGEGQELAIFVTELSVNYYSARFIAEHGSDKYYTYNKSLLFGERQEEITRNMEK; encoded by the coding sequence ATGAATATCAAACGTGCAAAAGAAGAGATTGTAAATACTGTTAAAGCCTATTTAAGCTGTGATGAAAATGGAAATTATAAAATAGCAGCTATGAGACAACGTCCGCTTTTACTTATGGGACCTCCAGGTATCGGAAAAACACAGATTATGGAACAGGTGGCAAGAGAATGTAATATCGCACTGGTGGCTTATACCATTACCCATCATACCAGACAGAGTGCAGTCGGACTGCCTTTTATAGAAAAGAAGGAGTATGGTGGTAAGAACTATACGGTAACCGATTATTCCATGAGTGAGATCATAGCCTCCGTATATGAAAAACAGGAGAAAACCGGCTTGTCCCAGGGAATATTATTTATTGATGAAATCAATTGTGTTTCAGAAACACTGGCACCAACCATGCTACAATTCCTGCAATACAAAACCTTTGGTAATCAGAAGGTACCAGAGGGCTGGATAATCATAGCAGCAGGTAATCCTCCGGAGTATAACAAATCGGTAAGAGAATTTGACTCCGTAACCTTGGACAGAGTTCGAAAAATTGAGATTGATCCGGATTTCGAGGTGTGGAAAGAATACGCCTATAAACAGGCAATTCATCCTGCCGTCATTCATTATCTGGATATACGCAGAGAGAACTTCTATCGATTTGAGACCACCCCTGATGGTGTATTCTTTTCAACTGCCAGAGGCTGGGAGGATTTATCGGAAATGTTATTGGTGCTTGAAGAGCTTTCAATTCCCGTCGATGCAGAATTTATTTATGAGTATATACAGCACGATAGAATTGCAAAAGATTTCTCCAATTACTATGAACTATACAATAAATACCGTAAGGATTATAAGATTGAAGAGATTCTGCAAGGCAATTATTCCGATAATCTTCTTCATGGTTTGAAAGTTGCACCTTTTGATGAAAGATTGAATATGGTTGGGCTGCTCCTTGGCAGACTTGGGAGATCTTTCTTAGAGGCTGTAAGAACAGAGAGTTATATGGAGACATTATTTGAGTCTTTAAAGGATTATCTGGAGTTATTAGAATCAGAAGGCCAGAATCCTGTATTACAGCTTAAGACACTTATTGAAAGGGAAGAGGAGGACTTACGTCACCGGAAAGAAGAAGGTCTCCTTCATCGAAATGATGAAGTTGTAGCAAGAAAAAAACTTCATAGACTGAAGCAATATCTTGAAAATCTAAGAGACAGGGATGTCGATGTACAAACCGCGAAAGAGATGGTCAAGGAGCTTTTTGCAACAGATAAAGACAACAGAAATTCTGGTATCAGCAAGACCGGCAGTGAGCTTGAAAATACATTTATCTTTCTTGAAATGGTTTTTGGTGAAGGACAGGAGCTGGCTATTTTTGTAACAGAGCTTTCCGTTAATTATTATAGTGCCAGGTTTATAGCGGAACATGGTTCAGATAAATATTACACTTATAATAAAAGTTTATTGTTTGGAGAAAGACAGGAAGAAATTACAAGAAATATGGAAAAATAA
- a CDS encoding EAL domain-containing protein, translated as MDISEKYNRAIIENMISGYALHSIVTDEDGNPVDYKFIDVNKAFEDYTGLSKTQVIGRTIREVEPNIKDDTINWIEFYGKVALTGKPDSVEDYSRAFKRWYRVNAYCPEIGYFAVIFIDITELKLQAEALKEKNKALTLLGSEIKTNEQRLNKAQKIAGVGNWELELKDYTLWASEEAFSMYGLDRTTPYIPFQVAKKIPLPEYRANLDDALQKLLEADTPYDLIYEIETKEKEKKFIHSLAETEKDLEGRPTKVLGVMVDVTKDILREKELNKKNEELSSLYEEILASEEELKQQNEVLFQKNEEITALYEEVTAQEEELKHNYNQLIESMEKLKKSEAINSLVLEASAEGIWHLDIAKDEYMISHSFLGVLGYSSKEIKSITDLLDLIHPEDKDRVIKFINEHTNGLADKFESDYRIRCKDGTYKWVKSTGKILFDCSGEPYIMAGSFQDLTKLKEQQLELEHLAYHDILTDLPNRSLFLQELEKALAEAVKKDKMLAVIFIDLDNFKDVNDTFGHSTGDNLLQSLAYRLKDYIRKQDMLTRLGGDEFALMITDIESETEVFDFCQGIKEKILEPFLFNGYRFNISPSMGIAMYRGNETNGEELLKNADTAMYRSKNLGKNTIQMFQDYMRTDMLHRITVESHLRSALKDNKFTLHYQPQVCLKTGRIRAFEALVRWTDEELGIISPMEFIPVAESAGLIVPLGQWILAEACKEAQRINSEGENILISVNISAVQLKQLDFVELVKRVLLETGLRAELLELEVTETTLISSFETTIEMFEELRKMGVKISLDDFGTGYSSLSYLKKLPIDTLKIDQSFIKDLDKECIEKEITESIVSLVHKLNIEVIAEGVETGKQLAYLMQCKCDNIQGYLISKPVPAQHAKDIVSRNYKAYMGVYV; from the coding sequence ATGGACATATCAGAGAAATATAACCGAGCAATTATTGAAAATATGATAAGTGGTTATGCGCTTCACAGTATTGTTACCGATGAAGACGGAAATCCGGTTGATTACAAATTCATTGATGTTAACAAAGCCTTTGAGGATTATACGGGTCTTAGCAAAACACAGGTAATTGGACGTACAATTCGGGAAGTGGAACCCAATATAAAAGATGATACAATAAATTGGATCGAGTTTTATGGTAAGGTAGCACTTACAGGCAAGCCAGACAGTGTAGAGGATTATTCAAGGGCTTTTAAACGATGGTACCGAGTAAATGCCTATTGTCCGGAAATTGGTTATTTTGCTGTGATTTTTATAGATATAACGGAACTTAAGCTGCAAGCTGAAGCACTGAAAGAAAAAAATAAAGCCCTGACCCTGCTTGGGTCGGAAATTAAGACAAATGAGCAGCGGCTTAACAAAGCCCAGAAAATTGCCGGAGTCGGCAACTGGGAACTGGAGCTTAAAGATTATACCTTGTGGGCGTCAGAGGAAGCATTCAGTATGTATGGTCTTGATCGGACGACTCCCTATATTCCTTTTCAGGTGGCAAAGAAAATTCCGCTTCCGGAGTATCGGGCAAATCTCGACGATGCATTGCAAAAGCTGCTGGAGGCTGATACCCCCTATGATCTCATCTATGAAATAGAAACAAAAGAGAAGGAGAAGAAGTTCATCCATTCTCTTGCGGAAACAGAAAAAGATTTAGAGGGCAGGCCTACCAAAGTACTCGGAGTGATGGTGGATGTTACAAAGGATATTTTGCGTGAGAAAGAGCTTAACAAGAAAAATGAAGAATTATCTTCGCTTTATGAAGAGATACTGGCTTCCGAGGAGGAATTAAAACAACAAAATGAAGTCCTGTTTCAAAAAAACGAGGAGATTACTGCTCTCTATGAAGAAGTTACAGCTCAGGAAGAGGAATTAAAGCATAATTACAACCAGTTGATCGAGAGTATGGAGAAACTTAAGAAAAGTGAAGCAATCAACAGTCTGGTACTGGAGGCTTCTGCAGAAGGCATATGGCATCTTGATATAGCAAAGGACGAATATATGATATCCCACAGCTTTTTAGGCGTATTAGGATATTCCTCCAAGGAGATTAAGAGTATTACGGACCTTCTGGATTTGATTCATCCAGAAGATAAAGACCGGGTGATTAAATTTATAAATGAACATACCAATGGCTTAGCGGATAAATTTGAGTCAGACTACCGGATCAGATGTAAGGATGGTACTTATAAATGGGTAAAATCAACAGGTAAGATACTTTTTGACTGTAGCGGAGAACCTTATATAATGGCGGGTTCGTTTCAGGATCTGACAAAATTGAAAGAGCAGCAGCTGGAGCTGGAGCATTTAGCCTATCACGATATCTTAACGGATCTTCCCAACAGAAGCCTTTTTTTACAGGAACTTGAAAAAGCACTGGCTGAGGCTGTGAAGAAGGATAAGATGCTTGCCGTAATTTTTATTGACCTGGACAATTTTAAGGATGTAAACGATACCTTCGGGCATAGCACGGGAGACAATCTGCTGCAATCTCTTGCTTATCGATTAAAGGATTATATTAGGAAGCAGGATATGCTAACAAGGCTTGGCGGTGATGAATTTGCTCTGATGATTACCGATATTGAAAGTGAGACGGAGGTTTTTGATTTCTGCCAGGGTATCAAAGAAAAAATACTGGAGCCTTTTTTGTTTAATGGATATCGCTTTAATATCAGTCCCAGTATGGGTATTGCTATGTATCGCGGTAATGAGACCAATGGCGAAGAACTGCTTAAGAATGCGGATACTGCCATGTATCGGTCTAAGAACCTTGGTAAGAACACCATACAGATGTTTCAGGATTATATGAGAACGGACATGCTCCACAGGATAACAGTTGAGAGTCACCTGCGCTCAGCATTAAAAGATAATAAATTCACGCTCCATTATCAGCCCCAGGTGTGTTTGAAGACCGGTCGTATAAGAGCATTTGAAGCCTTGGTACGTTGGACGGATGAAGAGCTTGGAATTATCTCTCCGATGGAATTTATACCGGTTGCTGAAAGTGCAGGACTAATAGTTCCCTTAGGTCAGTGGATTCTGGCAGAAGCATGTAAAGAAGCGCAGAGAATAAACAGCGAGGGTGAAAATATCCTCATTTCCGTTAATATTTCTGCAGTACAATTAAAGCAGCTGGATTTTGTGGAGCTTGTTAAAAGAGTACTGCTTGAAACCGGGTTAAGAGCAGAACTTCTGGAATTGGAGGTTACAGAAACTACCTTAATCAGTTCTTTTGAAACGACTATTGAAATGTTTGAAGAACTTAGAAAAATGGGCGTTAAGATATCACTGGATGATTTCGGTACAGGATACTCCTCCTTAAGCTACCTGAAAAAGCTTCCCATTGATACCCTAAAGATCGACCAGAGCTTTATAAAAGATCTGGACAAGGAATGCATAGAAAAAGAAATAACGGAATCCATTGTATCTTTGGTGCATAAATTAAATATCGAGGTTATTGCAGAAGGCGTGGAAACCGGTAAGCAATTGGCTTATCTGATGCAATGTAAATGTGATAATATACAGGGTTATCTGATAAGTAAACCGGTTCCGGCCCAGCACGCCAAAGATATTGTCAGTAGGAATTATAAAGCATATATGGGAGTTTATGTATAG
- a CDS encoding RNA polymerase sigma factor: protein MKTSVEILVEKYRSNLYAVAFNICKNAQDAEDVVQDTFIQYLSHKKAFESDEHIRAWLIRVTINKAKNKNNTFFRRNSLPLENYIETLTFETEESSELFETVMKLPEKYRIVIHLFYYEDYSVNEIADILKVTPSNVKVRLSRGRMSLRNTLKEVWEDDE from the coding sequence ATGAAAACATCAGTAGAAATACTGGTTGAAAAATATCGAAGTAATCTTTATGCGGTGGCATTTAATATATGCAAAAACGCACAGGATGCTGAAGACGTTGTCCAGGATACCTTCATCCAGTATTTATCACACAAAAAAGCTTTTGAATCCGATGAGCATATCCGTGCTTGGCTTATCCGGGTGACAATTAACAAGGCAAAGAATAAGAACAATACTTTTTTCAGACGGAATTCGTTGCCATTGGAGAATTACATAGAAACATTGACTTTCGAGACGGAAGAATCTTCCGAATTATTTGAAACAGTGATGAAACTCCCGGAAAAGTATCGCATTGTCATTCATCTGTTTTACTACGAGGATTATTCTGTGAATGAAATCGCAGATATTTTGAAGGTGACGCCGAGCAATGTAAAAGTAAGGTTATCGCGTGGAAGAATGTCGCTTCGCAACACATTAAAGGAGGTATGGGAAGATGACGAATAA
- a CDS encoding DUF5692 family protein yields the protein MFQFNYGSGATFLSTWGVWLLVFVLLFALNEVTRRFKYVGLFTFTVLPVVLSVLWFTVLKDTTYTDWFHLAKVYSATAGCLGFWLIRYLKGTNKKTGKEWRLADKKWALCFPPLILAINIMEAVARDIEVGIQYNGGGILSDGSMFVLGGPWNFLNATAGILNIITITGWLGIKLRKKTAADKSQDMVWPDMLWFWIIAYDLWNFTYTYNCLPGHSWYCGFALLLAPTLCAFTVGKGAWLQHRAHTLAIWCMFAQTVPAFIDKGAYAIQSTYNETALMFFGVISLLSNIAVLAYMVIRTIKTKTNPYTKELYTNNKKYKEVAAIAE from the coding sequence ATGTTTCAATTTAATTATGGCAGCGGTGCCACTTTCTTAAGTACCTGGGGAGTATGGCTGCTGGTATTCGTACTTCTGTTTGCCTTAAATGAGGTTACCAGAAGATTTAAGTATGTTGGTTTATTCACTTTTACCGTTTTACCTGTCGTACTTTCCGTCCTGTGGTTCACAGTATTAAAGGATACGACCTACACCGACTGGTTCCATCTTGCCAAAGTATATTCTGCTACAGCAGGCTGTCTTGGTTTCTGGCTTATCAGATATTTAAAGGGAACCAATAAAAAAACCGGAAAGGAATGGCGTCTTGCAGATAAGAAATGGGCTTTATGCTTCCCCCCTCTTATTCTTGCAATCAATATCATGGAAGCAGTTGCCCGTGATATAGAAGTTGGTATTCAATATAACGGCGGTGGTATTCTTTCCGACGGTTCTATGTTTGTTCTTGGTGGTCCCTGGAATTTCTTAAATGCCACAGCAGGAATCTTAAATATTATTACCATTACCGGTTGGTTAGGTATTAAACTCCGTAAAAAAACAGCTGCGGACAAAAGTCAGGATATGGTATGGCCGGACATGCTCTGGTTCTGGATTATTGCTTATGATTTATGGAACTTTACTTATACCTATAACTGCCTGCCCGGACATTCCTGGTATTGCGGTTTTGCTTTACTTCTCGCTCCTACGCTTTGTGCTTTCACAGTGGGAAAAGGCGCCTGGCTTCAGCATCGTGCTCATACCCTTGCAATCTGGTGTATGTTTGCCCAGACAGTACCTGCTTTCATCGACAAAGGTGCTTATGCAATTCAATCCACCTATAACGAAACGGCTCTTATGTTCTTTGGTGTAATTTCACTTCTGTCCAATATTGCCGTTCTTGCATATATGGTTATCAGAACAATTAAGACAAAAACGAATCCTTATACAAAGGAATTATATACGAATAATAAAAAATACAAAGAAGTAGCTGCTATTGCTGAGTAA
- a CDS encoding helix-turn-helix domain-containing protein has protein sequence MKQNSIGRFIHILRTRNNISQGRLSKGLCSIATLSRIELGERIPDKFLMDALFQRLGKSPDKFEVLLAEKDYSLYEKRKDIEKALFLNDYALANELLLEYQHKKECKGSLHEQFVLKVSGILDYEDRNDIDQALEKFLAALKCTLPHWKYGELRGQLLSLEEIDLFLLISMSYAKKNKTYDVIVRLKELIEYIENGYTDEEEKVKVYPKAAYLLVKFYCKKGNYLSAEDLCEKAIDILTSNGVIVGLADLLLLFVEILNKNGKDVKEKKVRLQLASLLKVYEEYDIKLLFPSDTAIIVKNIQNDIYLMGELIKANRVTVKISQENLSSDICAAESLSRIESGKRAPRNKNYEAIAGRLGIAKDIYNTTIEAETYDILETKRDIDRMLFGHQIENAWASYMRLKKLLTAKTNENKQYLSYMEAILHYQAKKIGTKTALKKMEKALEYTLKNYKDIALCSCILSRQEAFILNQIAILTFDTGQKKQAIDILRSVSKSYENSKIDLKYHSVQYLLVLQNLSMYLEEDDQLEAAIEICDKAIKLALKCAKGNFLSRFITNKAFTLERIDMENQTELYEKTCRLYYQQAYSLSELMKDPSTHSIVGEYYKLKYNESADSHLETTDY, from the coding sequence TTGAAGCAGAACAGCATAGGTCGGTTTATACATATATTACGTACGAGAAACAACATATCGCAAGGCAGGCTAAGCAAAGGTTTATGCTCCATTGCGACATTATCCAGAATAGAACTAGGTGAGAGGATACCTGACAAATTCCTGATGGATGCACTGTTTCAAAGATTGGGAAAGTCTCCGGATAAATTTGAAGTGTTATTGGCCGAAAAAGATTATTCTCTTTATGAAAAGAGAAAAGATATAGAAAAAGCGTTATTTTTAAACGATTATGCTCTTGCAAATGAATTGCTTTTGGAGTACCAGCATAAGAAGGAATGTAAAGGAAGCCTGCATGAGCAGTTTGTGTTAAAGGTAAGCGGAATATTAGACTATGAAGATAGAAATGACATTGATCAGGCCCTGGAGAAATTCCTGGCAGCGCTAAAATGTACCTTGCCACATTGGAAGTATGGGGAGTTGAGAGGGCAGCTGTTAAGTCTTGAAGAAATTGATTTGTTTCTGCTCATTTCCATGTCATATGCAAAAAAGAATAAGACCTACGATGTGATTGTCAGGTTAAAAGAGCTTATTGAATATATAGAAAATGGGTATACCGATGAAGAGGAAAAGGTTAAAGTGTATCCCAAAGCGGCATATCTTCTGGTAAAGTTTTATTGCAAGAAGGGAAACTATCTGTCAGCAGAGGATTTATGCGAGAAAGCCATAGATATTTTAACATCAAACGGTGTAATAGTCGGTTTGGCGGATTTACTTCTATTGTTTGTGGAAATTCTCAACAAAAACGGCAAGGATGTAAAAGAAAAGAAAGTACGCTTACAGCTGGCTTCTTTATTAAAAGTTTATGAGGAATATGATATAAAATTACTATTCCCTTCTGATACTGCCATTATTGTCAAGAACATTCAAAATGATATTTATCTTATGGGAGAATTAATAAAAGCAAACCGGGTTACGGTCAAAATCAGCCAGGAGAATTTAAGCAGTGACATATGTGCAGCAGAATCCTTATCCAGAATAGAATCCGGTAAAAGAGCCCCCAGAAATAAGAATTATGAAGCGATTGCAGGACGGCTTGGGATTGCAAAAGATATTTATAACACTACCATTGAAGCGGAAACCTACGATATCTTAGAGACGAAAAGAGATATTGACCGAATGTTGTTTGGCCATCAGATCGAAAATGCGTGGGCATCTTATATGAGGCTTAAGAAGCTTCTTACGGCAAAAACCAATGAAAATAAGCAGTATCTTTCTTATATGGAAGCAATTCTTCATTATCAGGCAAAGAAGATAGGTACTAAGACAGCACTTAAGAAAATGGAGAAAGCTCTTGAATATACTCTGAAAAATTATAAAGACATAGCTCTTTGCAGCTGCATACTTTCCAGGCAGGAAGCCTTTATTTTAAATCAGATTGCAATCCTCACCTTTGATACCGGTCAGAAGAAGCAGGCAATCGATATTTTACGGTCAGTTTCAAAAAGTTATGAAAATAGTAAGATTGATTTGAAATATCATTCTGTCCAATATCTTTTAGTCCTGCAGAATTTGTCTATGTATCTGGAAGAAGACGATCAGTTGGAGGCAGCAATCGAAATTTGTGACAAAGCAATAAAACTGGCGTTAAAATGTGCAAAAGGAAATTTCCTGTCCAGATTTATTACAAACAAAGCTTTTACTTTGGAAAGAATAGACATGGAGAACCAGACAGAGTTATATGAAAAAACCTGCCGATTGTATTATCAGCAGGCTTATTCATTGAGTGAGCTAATGAAAGACCCCTCGACCCATAGCATTGTAGGAGAATACTATAAGCTAAAGTATAATGAATCGGCAGATTCTCATTTAGAAACTACCGATTACTAG
- a CDS encoding glutathione peroxidase: protein MEFYDFNVKDKKGNVIDLKQYKGKVLLVVNTATQCGLTPQYTALEAVYEKYHNEGFEILDFPSNQFKEQAPGTDEEIDSFCQLNYGTTFPRFAKIDVNGENTHPLYAWLKSEAPTDKGNDISKAFEERVSKYTPDRKAADIKWNFGKFLIDKDGMVFNRYSPAVSPEEIEADIRQLLRE from the coding sequence ATGGAATTCTATGATTTTAATGTGAAAGATAAGAAAGGTAATGTGATTGATTTAAAACAATATAAAGGAAAGGTTTTGTTGGTGGTAAACACTGCTACCCAGTGCGGATTAACACCTCAATATACAGCACTGGAAGCAGTTTATGAAAAATATCATAACGAGGGTTTTGAAATTCTTGATTTCCCCAGTAATCAATTCAAAGAGCAAGCCCCCGGCACTGATGAAGAAATAGACTCCTTTTGTCAGTTAAATTATGGAACAACCTTTCCCCGCTTTGCTAAAATCGATGTAAATGGTGAAAATACTCACCCCCTGTATGCCTGGTTAAAGAGTGAAGCACCAACAGATAAAGGTAACGACATTTCCAAAGCTTTTGAAGAAAGAGTAAGCAAATATACTCCTGACAGAAAAGCCGCAGATATTAAATGGAATTTTGGGAAATTTCTCATTGATAAAGACGGTATGGTATTCAATCGCTATTCACCTGCGGTTTCTCCTGAAGAAATCGAAGCTGATATAAGACAGCTGCTTCGTGAATAA
- a CDS encoding Crp/Fnr family transcriptional regulator yields the protein MHEAVKYCRLFAGIEENELNELLICCKAKICSYQKNDYIFYQKDKPEYIHLLLEGEVSVCQDSPSGRRSLVAAFRDPGDLFGEVYAFLDKQEYDYYSLAATPAKVLWMPKTFLYKNCSSNCGFHTILTHNMLTILAQKAYFLNQKLQFLSGETLRHKIAAFLMKQNKGDNNIKLSMNREEMADFLGVTRPSLSREFMKMKQEGLIDIKGDMVTILQEEELENLFG from the coding sequence ATGCACGAAGCGGTTAAGTACTGCAGATTATTTGCAGGAATAGAAGAGAATGAATTAAATGAGCTTTTAATATGCTGTAAGGCAAAAATTTGCAGTTACCAGAAAAATGATTATATTTTTTATCAGAAAGACAAACCGGAATACATTCATCTGTTGCTGGAGGGAGAGGTGTCTGTATGCCAGGATTCACCTTCCGGCAGACGAAGTCTGGTAGCTGCCTTTCGTGATCCGGGAGATTTATTTGGAGAGGTTTATGCATTTTTGGACAAACAGGAATATGATTATTATTCGCTGGCTGCAACGCCTGCAAAAGTATTATGGATGCCAAAAACCTTTCTTTATAAGAACTGTAGCAGCAATTGCGGCTTTCATACGATACTTACCCATAATATGCTGACGATCCTTGCGCAGAAGGCATATTTTCTTAATCAGAAACTTCAGTTTCTCTCAGGGGAAACCTTACGTCATAAGATAGCTGCATTTCTCATGAAACAAAATAAAGGGGATAATAATATAAAATTGTCCATGAACCGAGAAGAGATGGCGGACTTTTTAGGTGTTACCAGACCTTCCTTATCAAGAGAATTTATGAAGATGAAACAGGAGGGACTTATTGATATAAAAGGAGATATGGTTACAATACTACAAGAAGAAGAACTTGAAAACCTATTTGGTTAG
- a CDS encoding SulP family inorganic anion transporter — MAGLTVTAVALPLALAFGVSSGADAASGLITAIVAGLIISFLSGAFYQISGPTGAMAAILMSIIAEYKMQGVFVATLIAGILILIAGILHLGRITSFIPAPVITGFTSGIAIIIALGQVDNFFGVHSQGTTALGKVFSYVKLGFAPDTATLCTGLFVILLMAFYPKKWNNIVPGSLLGIILATAGSLFLNLDIKTVGEIPQTLLPAERLHFEGITWEHVEGVFSPAVSIAMLCMIESLLCGASAGRMAGKSMNSDQELIAQGIGNIILPFFGGIPATAAIARTSVAIKSGAQTRLTGIIHALGLLIAMFVLSPVMSKIPLAALAGVLIVTAFKMNEWSAIKYMFKHKMKGPILKYLITMIATVALDLTTAILIGVLLGLFLFVIRSAAIQIAVEEVDPLRIGREGTDVRSWCVVYVTGPMFFMTADSIKKKLEGLGDREVVILSLRGVPMADITSVGIIMDFCKEAKENGKSVLFSSVQPSVMKIFEQSGLVEAAGEEAFYFSVDKVLLELL, encoded by the coding sequence ATGGCTGGGCTAACAGTTACAGCAGTGGCGTTGCCTCTTGCACTTGCTTTTGGTGTCTCCAGTGGAGCTGATGCAGCATCAGGTCTCATAACGGCTATAGTGGCAGGATTGATTATCAGTTTTTTATCTGGTGCCTTTTATCAGATATCCGGGCCTACCGGAGCTATGGCAGCTATCTTAATGTCCATAATAGCTGAATATAAGATGCAGGGAGTATTTGTAGCAACGTTAATTGCGGGTATACTCATACTGATTGCAGGTATATTACATTTAGGAAGAATTACTTCCTTTATTCCAGCACCGGTTATAACTGGATTTACCTCTGGTATTGCTATTATAATTGCTTTGGGTCAGGTTGATAATTTCTTTGGTGTTCATTCTCAGGGAACAACAGCCCTGGGTAAAGTCTTCAGCTATGTGAAACTTGGGTTTGCACCTGATACGGCAACCTTATGTACCGGTCTTTTTGTAATCCTTTTAATGGCTTTTTACCCAAAGAAGTGGAATAATATAGTTCCTGGGTCACTTTTAGGTATCATTCTTGCCACCGCCGGAAGTCTTTTTCTGAACCTGGATATTAAAACAGTAGGAGAGATTCCCCAGACACTGTTGCCCGCTGAAAGATTACATTTTGAGGGGATAACCTGGGAGCATGTTGAAGGAGTATTTTCACCGGCTGTCAGCATTGCTATGTTATGTATGATAGAAAGTCTGCTATGCGGAGCATCTGCCGGCAGAATGGCTGGAAAGTCCATGAACAGTGACCAGGAACTTATTGCACAGGGAATCGGGAATATAATTCTTCCTTTCTTCGGTGGAATACCAGCAACAGCAGCGATTGCCAGGACAAGCGTTGCCATTAAATCCGGAGCACAGACAAGACTTACAGGGATAATCCATGCCCTAGGTTTGCTCATAGCAATGTTTGTATTAAGTCCTGTTATGTCTAAAATTCCTCTGGCAGCGCTAGCAGGAGTTTTGATTGTTACAGCTTTTAAAATGAATGAATGGTCTGCAATCAAATATATGTTTAAGCATAAAATGAAAGGGCCAATATTAAAATACCTTATTACCATGATAGCAACTGTTGCGCTGGATCTTACTACAGCAATCCTCATTGGTGTCTTGCTAGGTCTCTTCCTGTTTGTTATAAGAAGTGCGGCGATTCAGATAGCAGTAGAGGAGGTCGACCCTCTTAGAATCGGCAGAGAGGGAACCGATGTTAGAAGTTGGTGTGTGGTTTATGTAACCGGTCCTATGTTTTTTATGACAGCTGATTCCATTAAGAAAAAGCTGGAGGGTTTAGGGGATAGAGAGGTTGTTATACTTTCATTAAGAGGTGTGCCAATGGCTGATATAACCTCCGTGGGTATTATTATGGATTTTTGTAAAGAAGCAAAAGAAAATGGAAAATCGGTCTTGTTTTCATCAGTTCAGCCTTCTGTCATGAAGATTTTTGAACAATCTGGACTTGTTGAGGCAGCCGGTGAAGAAGCATTCTACTTTAGCGTTGACAAGGTGTTGTTAGAATTGCTCTAA
- the rpsO gene encoding 30S ribosomal protein S15 produces MISKEKKQEIITAYGRTPEDTGSPEVQIALLTARITELTEHLKVNQKDHHSRRGLLKMVGQRRGLLAYLKKTDIEGYRKLIERLGLRK; encoded by the coding sequence ATGATTAGCAAAGAGAAAAAACAGGAAATTATTACAGCTTACGGAAGAACACCTGAGGATACAGGTTCACCTGAAGTTCAGATTGCACTTTTAACAGCAAGAATTACTGAGTTAACTGAGCATTTAAAAGTGAACCAGAAAGATCATCATTCAAGAAGAGGTCTTCTGAAAATGGTTGGTCAGAGAAGGGGTCTTCTTGCATACTTAAAGAAGACAGATATCGAAGGCTATCGTAAATTAATTGAACGTTTAGGTTTAAGAAAATAA